Proteins encoded in a region of the Osmerus mordax isolate fOsmMor3 chromosome 17, fOsmMor3.pri, whole genome shotgun sequence genome:
- the tmem229a gene encoding transmembrane protein 229A, protein MASRRKDNHRIRIGDSGVDIKTSRKPRQRDSSSEAGYSTESMTDLPQWMRLYFYGMHGVTLDILLSSVRGFIGNQDPKLFGFSSPYLCIMHSLTHFVLEKVYMQKRCFQGRPAVFHLVFYPSVYIGLQILIGNINTLTEQVRMVSASQLAVHYILALYFTQVFHKGLSQLQYDGPSQSIPADITQEPRRSNGLPGAMRFLFFGMHGFLDEVLFTSVFNLVEKSDRTLSGHTSLWSFFMYGSCSFVVEKLYLHLHFKRGWGTWKRLPIYICFIYTWEFCWGLALRQYDACSWDYSHYPFNFMGLITLLYLPGWVCLSLYQDVLSNVLLRVKCSTKDEERDPGAGVNGRLLLKNK, encoded by the coding sequence ATGGCTAGTCGGCGAAAAGACAACCATCGCATCCGCATCGGAGACAGTGGCGTCGACATAAAAACATCGCGGAAGCCGCGGCAACGGGATTCGTCAAGCGAGGCAGGGTACTCAACAGAATCAATGACGGATCTACCACAATGGATGCGCCTGTATTTCTATGGGATGCACGGTGTAACTCTGGAcatcctgctgtcctctgtgcgCGGGTTTATAGGTAACCAAGACCCGAAACTATTTGGTTTCTCTTCTCCTTATCTGTGCATCATGCATTCGCTGACCCATTTTGTATTAGAGAAGGTCTATATGCAAAAGAGGTGTTTTCAGGGACGACCCGCTGTTTTTCATCTAGTTTTCTACCCCTCTGTTTATATCGGGCTGCAGATTCTGATTGGGAATATAAATACTCTGACTGAGCAGGTTAGAATGGTGTCGGCGTCGCAGCTCGCAGTTCACTACATTCTAGCGCTGTACTTCACCCAAGTGTTCCACAAGGGGCTGTCGCAGCTACAGTACGACGGCCCCAGCCAAAGCATCCCGGCTGATATTACTCAGGAGCCGCGGAGGTCGAACGGACTGCCTGGTGCTATGCGGTTCTTGTTTTTTGGAATGCACGGTTTTCTGGACGAGGTCTTGTTCACTTCAGTGTTTAACCTGGTGGAGAAATCCGACCGGACACTGAGCGGGCACACGTCCCTGTGGTCGTTTTTTATGTACGGGAGCTGCAGCTTCGTGGTGGAGAAGCTCTACCTGCACTTGCACTTCAAACGAGGCTGGGGAACTTGGAAGAGACTCCCAATCTACATATGCTTTATCTATACTTGGGAGTTCTGCTGGGGACTGGCTCTGCGTCAGTACGACGCTTGTTCGTGGGACTACTCGCACTACCCCTTCAATTTCATGGGTCTAATCACTCTACTGTACCTTCCCGGATGGGTCTGCCTTAGCCTCTATCAAGACGTCCTGTCCAACGTTCTGCTGCGAGTCAAGTGCAGCACcaaagatgaggagagggaccCGGGCGCCGGTGTCAACGGACGCCTGCTGctgaaaaataaatga